A window of the Hordeum vulgare subsp. vulgare chromosome 5H, MorexV3_pseudomolecules_assembly, whole genome shotgun sequence genome harbors these coding sequences:
- the LOC123395948 gene encoding protein FLX-like 3 isoform X1: MSGRDRLPRRFVEDGRGYVDPRVAEDRRGHHPGIRVVDDRRGHHEIRVVEDCRAYPAVRVIEDRRAYPEIHERPLVRVARSHPDALEEEIQLHEVEFRRLMADRHALAEERMELHRELQAGKEEVRHLNLIIAEINVKKEAYISELVDKRRKLEAELRSNEPLRDEVMHLRGEIEKLLAVRKELSAKAASLMQELSRERSDKQQLPILKAEIEGLQLELTHARNTCELEQKGNFELVEQRKAMEKSMISMAQEIQQMRAELASFDGRPWGTVFLGTWRFFSPYAGPFSSLPVFLGGAHGMKLGSPEATFPTQYGDKYNIHAGVSEKGPSHPPESSWGTYDKNRFQYR; the protein is encoded by the exons ATGTCAGGAAGAGATCGCCTGCCGCGCCGTTTTGTCGAAGATGGAAGGGGCTATGTTGACCCCCGTGTGGCTGAGGATCGCAGGGGTCATCATCCTGGTATCCGTGTGGTTGATGATCGTAGGGGCCATCATGAGATCCGTGTAGTCGAAGATTGCAGAGCCTATCCTGCAGTTCGTGTGATTGAGGATCGTAGAGCTTACCCTGAGATTCACGAAAGGCCGCTCGTGAGGGTGGCTCGCTCTCACCCGGATGCTCTAGAGGAAGAAATTCAGTTGCACGAGGTTGAATTCCGCAGGCTTATGGCTGATCGTCATGCTTTAGCTGAGGAACGAATGGAGTTGCACAGGGAGTTGCAAGCTGGAAAGGAGGAGGTCCGTCACCTGAACTTGATCATCGCAGAGATTAATGTCAAGAAGGAAGCTTATATCAGCGAGCTCGTTGACAAGAGAAGGAAGCTTGAAGCTGAACTTAGATCAAATGAGCCTTTGAGAGATGAGGTTATGCATCTTCGTGGTGAAATAGAGAAGCTCCTTGCTGTTAGGAAAGAACTCTCTGCAAAGGCTGCATCACTCATGCAGGAGCTGAGTAGGGAGAGATCTGATAAACAACAGTTACCTATTTTGAAAGCAGAGATTGAGGGCCTTCAACTGGAACTTACTCATGCAAG GAATACATGTGAGTTGGAGCAGAAGGGGAACTTTGAGTTGGTGGAACAAAGGAAAGCAATGGAGAAGAGTATGATTTCGATGGCACAAGAAATTCAACAAATGCGGGCCGAATTAGCTAGTTTTGATGGCAGACCATGGGGCACAG TCTTTCTGGGTACGTGGAGGTTCTTCAGTCCATATGCTGGACCCTTTTCGAGTTTGCCAGTCTTTCTGG GTGGAGCACATGGGATGAAGCTGGGCAGTCCTGAAGCTACCTTTCCTACTCAATATGGAGATAAATACAATATACACGCG GGAGTTTCTGAGAAAGGTCCTTCACACCCTCCTGAATCTTCGTGGGGCACATATGATAAGAACCGTTTCCAGTACCGCTAA
- the LOC123395948 gene encoding protein FLX-like 3 isoform X3 gives MSGRDRLPRRFVEDGRGYVDPRVAEDRRGHHPGIRVVDDRRGHHEIRVVEDCRAYPAVRVIEDRRAYPEIHERPLVRVARSHPDALEEEIQLHEVEFRRLMADRHALAEERMELHRELQAGKEEVRHLNLIIAEINVKKEAYISELVDKRRKLEAELRSNEPLRDEVMHLRGEIEKLLAVRKELSAKAASLMQELSRERSDKQQLPILKAEIEGLQLELTHARNTCELEQKGNFELVEQRKAMEKSMISMAQEIQQMRAELASFDGRPWGTG, from the exons ATGTCAGGAAGAGATCGCCTGCCGCGCCGTTTTGTCGAAGATGGAAGGGGCTATGTTGACCCCCGTGTGGCTGAGGATCGCAGGGGTCATCATCCTGGTATCCGTGTGGTTGATGATCGTAGGGGCCATCATGAGATCCGTGTAGTCGAAGATTGCAGAGCCTATCCTGCAGTTCGTGTGATTGAGGATCGTAGAGCTTACCCTGAGATTCACGAAAGGCCGCTCGTGAGGGTGGCTCGCTCTCACCCGGATGCTCTAGAGGAAGAAATTCAGTTGCACGAGGTTGAATTCCGCAGGCTTATGGCTGATCGTCATGCTTTAGCTGAGGAACGAATGGAGTTGCACAGGGAGTTGCAAGCTGGAAAGGAGGAGGTCCGTCACCTGAACTTGATCATCGCAGAGATTAATGTCAAGAAGGAAGCTTATATCAGCGAGCTCGTTGACAAGAGAAGGAAGCTTGAAGCTGAACTTAGATCAAATGAGCCTTTGAGAGATGAGGTTATGCATCTTCGTGGTGAAATAGAGAAGCTCCTTGCTGTTAGGAAAGAACTCTCTGCAAAGGCTGCATCACTCATGCAGGAGCTGAGTAGGGAGAGATCTGATAAACAACAGTTACCTATTTTGAAAGCAGAGATTGAGGGCCTTCAACTGGAACTTACTCATGCAAG GAATACATGTGAGTTGGAGCAGAAGGGGAACTTTGAGTTGGTGGAACAAAGGAAAGCAATGGAGAAGAGTATGATTTCGATGGCACAAGAAATTCAACAAATGCGGGCCGAATTAGCTAGTTTTGATGGCAGACCATGGGGCACAG GTTGA
- the LOC123395948 gene encoding protein FLX-like 3 isoform X2, whose translation MSGRDRLPRRFVEDGRGYVDPRVAEDRRGHHPGIRVVDDRRGHHEIRVVEDCRAYPAVRVIEDRRAYPEIHERPLVRVARSHPDALEEEIQLHEVEFRRLMADRHALAEERMELHRELQAGKEEVRHLNLIIAEINVKKEAYISELVDKRRKLEAELRSNEPLRDEVMHLRGEIEKLLAVRKELSAKAASLMQELSRERSDKQQLPILKAEIEGLQLELTHARNTCELEQKGNFELVEQRKAMEKSMISMAQEIQQMRAELASFDGRPWGTGGAHGMKLGSPEATFPTQYGDKYNIHAGVSEKGPSHPPESSWGTYDKNRFQYR comes from the exons ATGTCAGGAAGAGATCGCCTGCCGCGCCGTTTTGTCGAAGATGGAAGGGGCTATGTTGACCCCCGTGTGGCTGAGGATCGCAGGGGTCATCATCCTGGTATCCGTGTGGTTGATGATCGTAGGGGCCATCATGAGATCCGTGTAGTCGAAGATTGCAGAGCCTATCCTGCAGTTCGTGTGATTGAGGATCGTAGAGCTTACCCTGAGATTCACGAAAGGCCGCTCGTGAGGGTGGCTCGCTCTCACCCGGATGCTCTAGAGGAAGAAATTCAGTTGCACGAGGTTGAATTCCGCAGGCTTATGGCTGATCGTCATGCTTTAGCTGAGGAACGAATGGAGTTGCACAGGGAGTTGCAAGCTGGAAAGGAGGAGGTCCGTCACCTGAACTTGATCATCGCAGAGATTAATGTCAAGAAGGAAGCTTATATCAGCGAGCTCGTTGACAAGAGAAGGAAGCTTGAAGCTGAACTTAGATCAAATGAGCCTTTGAGAGATGAGGTTATGCATCTTCGTGGTGAAATAGAGAAGCTCCTTGCTGTTAGGAAAGAACTCTCTGCAAAGGCTGCATCACTCATGCAGGAGCTGAGTAGGGAGAGATCTGATAAACAACAGTTACCTATTTTGAAAGCAGAGATTGAGGGCCTTCAACTGGAACTTACTCATGCAAG GAATACATGTGAGTTGGAGCAGAAGGGGAACTTTGAGTTGGTGGAACAAAGGAAAGCAATGGAGAAGAGTATGATTTCGATGGCACAAGAAATTCAACAAATGCGGGCCGAATTAGCTAGTTTTGATGGCAGACCATGGGGCACAG GTGGAGCACATGGGATGAAGCTGGGCAGTCCTGAAGCTACCTTTCCTACTCAATATGGAGATAAATACAATATACACGCG GGAGTTTCTGAGAAAGGTCCTTCACACCCTCCTGAATCTTCGTGGGGCACATATGATAAGAACCGTTTCCAGTACCGCTAA